A stretch of Bacteroidota bacterium DNA encodes these proteins:
- a CDS encoding AAA family ATPase: MAWITSIDLKNYRAFTSLEQPIKIPKGHHVLIYGENGSGKTSIFHALDHILRTSFSNARSQFHRNVFTDSAEPAMIQIEVSDIVGANRVQVFQVADDPDASNNSIPLLQRASKVRGFLDYKKILVAHALGLDDGGRLNVFDLLVRFLLSDHTIAIGSSSTTVGLLDEYRRISGILLSKRAGSHDHNRALVNLADWNSALIQLLTDTANIANGFLQGHFRNKLHLDFYITPANVYKPEGWSKKKMKEEIYFKISYADTEIQDYHLFLNEARLSAFSICLFLASIKTYPIHSSELRIIYLDDVFIGMDNGNRIPLIEILKDEFLHQDITNQKFQLFLSTYDRQWFELARNWFEAEKVKTKCIELFVGNDDSDLTAPDVAVLIDPSDSYLSRARKHFVAKDFPAAANYLRKACEEQIKRILPRHQTLHHNFETGEIEKIKKLEILINNFLEFIGRNGLDLQPFQHIKTYKKIVFNPLSHDDIEAPHYKRELLHGFVLVENLSKVRVKEILDVQKSASWPMKLRMTSFDGTWQRDYEIVVLENLRILQQDAEPIKLTVGDCELRLQSSKRVFGSLYLAFDEIWKECGYPDQANYSQFLQHIQFTSSKKLNAGMVF, from the coding sequence AAGAATTATCGCGCATTTACAAGCCTAGAGCAACCAATCAAGATTCCAAAGGGTCATCATGTTTTGATATATGGTGAAAATGGAAGTGGAAAAACGTCTATTTTTCATGCATTGGATCATATTCTACGAACCTCTTTCTCAAATGCGCGGTCGCAATTTCACCGGAATGTTTTCACTGATTCAGCTGAGCCTGCGATGATACAAATTGAGGTCTCGGATATTGTTGGTGCAAATAGAGTACAGGTATTTCAGGTTGCTGACGATCCTGATGCCTCTAATAATAGCATTCCTCTCCTTCAACGGGCAAGTAAAGTGCGAGGATTTTTGGACTACAAGAAAATATTGGTCGCGCATGCCCTTGGCCTAGACGATGGCGGAAGGCTTAATGTCTTTGATCTGCTTGTAAGATTCTTATTGTCAGATCACACTATAGCCATCGGCTCAAGCTCAACCACGGTGGGACTCTTGGATGAATATCGAAGGATTTCAGGCATTCTTCTTAGTAAACGGGCAGGATCGCATGATCATAATAGGGCTCTAGTGAACTTGGCTGACTGGAATTCTGCACTTATTCAACTACTCACAGACACAGCAAACATCGCCAATGGTTTTTTGCAAGGCCATTTTCGGAATAAGCTGCATTTGGATTTTTACATTACGCCAGCGAATGTATATAAGCCTGAAGGATGGTCAAAAAAGAAAATGAAGGAAGAAATTTATTTCAAAATTTCCTATGCGGATACAGAGATACAGGACTATCACTTATTCTTGAACGAGGCAAGGTTGTCTGCCTTTTCCATTTGCCTTTTTCTCGCTTCTATCAAAACATATCCAATTCATTCATCTGAGTTGCGAATTATCTACTTGGATGATGTATTTATTGGGATGGACAATGGTAATCGAATTCCACTTATTGAAATTTTGAAAGACGAATTTCTTCACCAAGATATTACAAACCAGAAATTTCAGCTGTTTCTCTCAACATACGATCGGCAATGGTTCGAGTTAGCAAGGAACTGGTTTGAGGCAGAGAAGGTCAAAACTAAATGTATAGAGTTGTTTGTCGGCAATGATGACAGTGATCTCACAGCCCCTGACGTTGCGGTCTTAATCGATCCTTCGGATTCATACCTTTCGCGAGCAAGGAAACATTTTGTTGCCAAGGATTTTCCTGCTGCTGCGAATTATTTGAGAAAGGCTTGTGAAGAGCAAATTAAGAGGATTTTACCACGGCATCAGACATTGCACCACAATTTTGAAACGGGAGAGATTGAGAAAATTAAGAAACTTGAAATATTAATCAATAATTTCTTAGAGTTTATTGGCAGGAATGGATTGGATTTACAACCCTTCCAACATATAAAAACCTACAAGAAAATTGTATTCAATCCTCTTTCACATGATGATATTGAAGCACCCCACTATAAAAGGGAGCTGCTTCACGGATTTGTGTTGGTCGAAAACCTGTCAAAGGTTCGCGTCAAGGAGATTCTTGATGTACAAAAGAGCGCAAGTTGGCCGATGAAGTTAAGAATGACCTCATTTGACGGGACTTGGCAGCGCGACTACGAAATTGTGGTTTTGGAAAATCTCAGAATATTGCAGCAAGATGCTGAACCAATCAAACTCACTGTCGGTGATTGTGAACTTAGATTGCAAAGTTCAAAGCGAGTTTTTGGCTCACTGTACCTAGCATTTGATGAAATTTGGAAAGAATGTGGGTATCCAGATCAAGCGAATTATTCACAGTTTTTGCAACATATTCAATTTACTTCAAGCAAAAAATTGAATGCCGGAATGGTTTTTTAG